A window from Mytilus galloprovincialis chromosome 8, xbMytGall1.hap1.1, whole genome shotgun sequence encodes these proteins:
- the LOC143042094 gene encoding arylalkylamine N-acetyltransferase 1-like, translating into MAHSDAWKTCLKPRKELEEVLDRVNKSIEIKDAHIELSTVARANELVGFLGEHFFPNETLSKSIGLELDEDLRNYLLEFLNDNLSVIVVHNRTNEIIASVGLALEYDGMPEVKLGNKKYALIMEYMRNRQDVMDVYKRFKCNKCVNIAFLCTHIQHRGKGLATTVFKAALDFAKELGSTPVYIHGEGSAHASQKIFENLEFEIIHRFKNEEYEVSGEVLFKNTGDVKDLICYVKEMH; encoded by the exons ATGGCACACAGTGATGCATGGAAAACCTGTTTAAAACCAAGAAAGGAGTTGGAAGAG GTTCTTGACAGAGTCAACAAATCGATTGAAATAAAAGACGCGCACATTGAATTGTCAACTGTAGCACGTGCAAACGAGTTAGTCGGATTTCTTGGAGAACATTTTTTCCCTAACGAAACGTTATCTAAATCTATTGGTCTAGAACTTGATGAGGATTTGAGGAATTACCTTTTAGAATTTCTGAATGATAATCTATCAGTTATCGTGGTTCATAACCGAACAAATGAAATCATAGCATCGGTTGGACTTGCCTTAGAATATGATGGAATGCCAGAAGTAAAACTAGGAAACAAGAAATATGCTCTGATAATGGAATATATGAGGAATAGACAGGATGTCATGGACGTATATAAACGTTTTAAATGTAACAAATGTGTAAACATTGCTTTCCTCTGTACTCATATACAGCATAGAGGAAAAGGATTAGCAACTACTGTATTTAAGGCGGCTCTAGATTTCGCTAAAGAATTGGGATCAACGCCTGTTTATATTCACGGAGAAGGGTCTGCACATGCATCTCAGAAAATATTTGAGAATTTAGAGTTTGAAATAATTCACAGGTTTAAAAACGAAGAGTATGAAGTTAGTGGAGAAGTTCTTTTCAAGAATACCGGAGACGTTAAGGATCTCATATGCTATGTTAAAGAAATGCATTAA